One genomic segment of Fusobacterium nucleatum includes these proteins:
- a CDS encoding copper homeostasis protein CutC: protein MIKEACVESFEKALEAQNNGANRIELCENLAVGGTTPSYGTVKVCLEKLDIPIFPMIRARGGNFIYSKDEIEIMKEDIKIFKELGVKGVVLGCLTSDNKIDLELTKKLVNLAYPMEVTFHKAIDEIQNPLDYIDNLINIGIKRILTSGGKATALEGKDLINEMIKKSNGRLKIVVAGKVTKENLNGLSNLISANEFHGKLIV, encoded by the coding sequence ATGATAAAAGAAGCTTGTGTTGAATCTTTTGAAAAAGCATTAGAAGCACAAAATAATGGGGCAAATAGAATAGAACTTTGTGAAAATTTAGCAGTTGGAGGAACAACTCCATCTTATGGAACAGTAAAAGTTTGTTTGGAAAAATTAGATATCCCTATTTTTCCTATGATAAGAGCAAGAGGTGGAAATTTTATTTATTCAAAAGATGAAATAGAAATTATGAAAGAAGACATTAAAATATTTAAAGAATTGGGAGTTAAAGGAGTTGTTTTGGGTTGTTTGACTTCTGATAATAAGATAGATTTAGAATTAACAAAAAAATTAGTTAATTTAGCTTATCCTATGGAAGTTACTTTTCATAAAGCAATAGATGAAATTCAAAATCCTCTTGATTACATTGATAATTTAATAAATATAGGTATCAAAAGAATTTTAACTTCTGGTGGAAAAGCAACTGCCCTTGAAGGAAAAGATTTAATAAATGAGATGATAAAAAAATCTAATGGAAGATTAAAAATTGTTGTTGCAGGAAAAGTAACAAAAGAAAATCTAAATGGGTTATCTAATTTAATTTCTGCTAACGAGTTTCATGGAAAACTAATAGTGTAA
- a CDS encoding LrgB family protein, with protein MKEVIVGNLFFGLIISYFSFEIGRWTFKKTQSPICNPFLIGTSIVIFVLKFFDISTDDYYKGAGMILFLLGPATVALAVPLYKKWDLFKKFFVPVMTGAVVGSFVGIISVIILGKLFGMEDQLIFSLMPKSITTPFGIEISSMLGGIPAITVVSIMLTGITGNVTAPLISKIFRVKHSVAVGIGIGVSSHAVGTSKAMEIGEVEGSMSALSIVFAGLLTLVWAPLLKFLV; from the coding sequence GTGAAAGAAGTGATAGTTGGAAATTTATTTTTTGGTTTAATTATAAGTTATTTTTCTTTTGAAATAGGAAGATGGACTTTTAAAAAGACACAAAGTCCTATATGTAATCCATTTTTAATAGGAACAAGTATAGTAATTTTTGTATTGAAATTTTTTGATATATCAACTGATGATTATTATAAGGGAGCAGGAATGATATTATTTTTATTAGGTCCTGCAACAGTAGCTTTGGCAGTACCTTTATATAAAAAATGGGATTTGTTTAAAAAGTTTTTTGTTCCTGTTATGACAGGTGCTGTTGTAGGCTCATTTGTAGGAATAATATCAGTAATTATTTTAGGAAAATTATTTGGTATGGAAGATCAACTTATTTTTTCGCTTATGCCTAAGTCTATAACTACACCTTTTGGAATAGAAATTAGCTCAATGCTTGGAGGAATACCTGCTATAACAGTTGTTAGTATTATGTTGACTGGGATAACAGGAAATGTAACTGCTCCATTAATAAGTAAAATTTTTAGAGTAAAACATTCAGTTGCAGTAGGAATTGGAATAGGAGTTTCAAGCCATGCTGTTGGAACATCAAAAGCAATGGAAATTGGTGAAGTAGAAGGCTCGATGAGTGCATTATCTATAGTGTTTGCAGGTTTACTTACTCTTGTTTGGGCACCACTTTTAAAATTTTTAGTGTAG
- a CDS encoding CidA/LrgA family protein — protein MINEFMLIFVINYVGILISNVLHFPLPGTITALLLLFLLLQFKVLKLEKIENAANFLLLNMTLFFMPPTVKIIDSYHLLEKDLVKIIIIIVVSTFVTMGITGKVVQMMIDYRERKGIK, from the coding sequence ATGATTAATGAGTTTATGTTAATTTTTGTAATTAACTATGTTGGTATTCTTATTTCTAATGTTTTACATTTTCCTTTGCCAGGAACAATAACAGCTTTATTATTACTATTTTTATTATTACAATTTAAAGTTTTAAAACTAGAAAAAATTGAAAATGCAGCAAATTTTCTCTTGCTTAATATGACATTATTTTTTATGCCACCTACTGTAAAGATAATTGATTCTTATCATTTATTAGAGAAAGATTTAGTAAAAATTATAATAATTATAGTTGTTTCTACATTTGTAACTATGGGAATTACGGGAAAAGTAGTTCAAATGATGATTGATTACAGAGAAAGGAAAGGAATAAAATAG